The Blautia pseudococcoides genome segment GAATACATACCCATATTCAGAAAAAGACTCTCATCTGGTCCTGGGCGAAAGGATATCCGTGTCTATGGTATGGATATTGATAGCCAGATAAAGAAAAGACTCCTGCACTGCATCTTCCGCAATTCCCTGGTCATTAAGGATCTGCTTGGAAATGTATAACATCCTATATCTATAATTTTCATATATTTTTAAGAATTTAAGCCGTTTTCCCTCCTCTTCAATAATTTGTATAAAAAGCAGCATCCTTTTGTCCCTTTTCGATCCCTTCATACGCATACGATGTAATGATATAACTAACAATATAATATATATAGTAGCATCCATTTTAAACCATGTCCACATCATTTGTTCGTCTATTTATGACATTGTTCGAGTTTATGGTGCTGTTCACACGTGAAGAAAAGCATATATAATCAGCAATATGAGCTTATTACTCACATATTATTGTAGGGAGAAATATCCATGAAAGATAAAAGATGTGGTGAAAAGATAAACCAGCGGCGTAAGGAAAAGGGGTTAAAAGTGGAAGAGCTTGCTGATCTGTGCCATATAAGACCAGGATATATGCGTCAGATCTTATCAGGAAATGTCCCCAGTTTATCAGTATTAGTCAATATATGCAGAGTCTTAAATATTACAACGGATTACATATTTGAAATAACCGATGAAGGCGGAAAAGATGAACAGATCATATCAAGGATCAATAAATTGACGCCCAAACAAAAAGATCTGCTGCTCCACCTGCTGGACTCTTTCAACGAGTTTGATCAAGGGGATATATGAGTTTATATCAAACAATGCAGATTTTGTTATATATATTGCTTTTCGCTTGTGTTTTATACTATAACTAACAAGTTATATATAGCATAAAAGAGGTCATAAAATGATAGATAAACGTTTTGGTAAAAAAGTAAATGAAAAGAGAAAATCACTAAATCTGAAAACTGATGAATTGGCAGTGAAATGCGGCATAGAACCTGGCTATATGAGACAGATCTTAGCAGGGCAGGTGCCAAGCGGACAGGTGATCATCAAGTTATGCGAAGTTCTCAGCCTCTCACCCAACTATCTCTTTGATTTCGTAGAGGACGGTGAGGATAAGGAAATACTGCAGGCACTAAACCAATTGAGCCCAAAAGAAAAACAAGTGGTTCTGAATCTTCTCCATTCATATATTAAAATGGATGATAAATAAATCACTTTTACTGAACTACAATGTATATAAACGAAAAAATTGCTCAAATATACATCAAAACATTATATTTATTATAGAGAGTATATTTATAGACATAAAACACACTAAGAAATCAGATCATCAAAAGGTCCGGGAATTACCCTTTTGTTGGTATATTTTTTCAAAAATTTACTCATTGCATTACAGGTCCAATACTTCTCTCTTCTGAAGTATTGGACCTATTTTTACCCATTTTATTTGATCACATGAAATCAGGCATTCGAGCAGCTTCCTCTAATTGCCTCTTTTGCTGCGGTACTGCCGCCGGAATTCAGATGGCCCTTTTTGTAATCCCTGCAGGCATTGGTACCAATGCTCAGTATGTTTTATCTTATGATGGGCGTATCCATGGGAACGGCGCATTATAAACCTTGGATTTTTCCTTGTAAATCTCGATATGCGTATCATATACATGGTATTTGCCATTTCAAATAATGCGCCTTCTTGTGGGGATGTATGGTCTGGTCTCTCTGACATGCTGTACACTTGGCGGGACTTTCAACGGTTCTATGTACTCCTGTACCTCCTTTGGCATGAAGGTGGGTGGCGGTATTGGCTCCGCACTCAGCGGCTGGTTACTGGCTGCTGCCAAATTCCATGCTTCTGCGCTGACACAAAGCGCCGGATGCTCGAATATGCTGACCTTTCTGTTCGCAGGGATACCGGTGCTCTTTACAGCACTCATCGTTTTTATTTACTTCAAACTCGATGTAGAAAAGGCAAATACGAGACTTCGCGCTGAAAAGGATCATCCTTTGAACTAAAATACACCATGTTCACATTGGCACGAAACGGGTCATTTGACATTTCCACATGCTGATATTACAATGGAGAAAATAAAGTTGTGTTTATTTACCTTTGGCGGTCCGGATACACGCCGGCAGATCTACAATTATTGAGGATTATAGGCCGAAGAGAATATGACTCCCCTTTTTCTTTTGCAGGCCCCAAAAACTGTGCAGGAACAGGGATTCCCCTCAAATTCTACCAACGGGGGATGTATAATTTACTTTAGAAACGGTATTCTGTGTTTATAAAGTACAGAGGAGGCTCACATAATGGATCAGTTAGAGATTGGGATATTTATTGCAAAGAAAAGAAAGGAAAAGAATTTCACCCAGGCACAGCTTGCAGAAAAACTGAGTGTTTCCAACAAGACCATTTCCAAATGGGAAACAGGGAAATGTATGCCTGACTATGGTATTATTCAGTCTTTGTGTAAGGAACTGGAAATCACATTGCCGGAATTAATTGACGGTGAGGAAACAGAACCTGACAGTATACGCATTTATGACGATAACCAGGTTTTAGATTTGATTAAAAGAATCCAGAATCTGGAAAATCAGAAAGTATCACTGTACGGTATTATTTTAATGACCATGGGGATTGCTCTTTTTGCGGTCCATTTCTCTATCGGAGGAAGTGATGTGAGGGATTTCTTTTCCGGATTATTGTTTGGACTGTCTATCGGCGAAATGCTGGTTGGGGCTTTTGTGACAGCCATTGGATTTTCCAGACAAAAATAGACTTTTACAATACCGCAGGGGCCTTGCTGCCCCTGCAAATACCATCACATACTTTCTGCCTCCGTCAGTCCCATGAAGCCCCGGTGCTGTGAGACTGCCTGCAATAAAAGCCGCGCAGATCGCTGACAGCCCTCTGCTAAATCCTTTCACAGACGCCAGATATGACCGCTCTCTTGCGTTTCCGGTCATTCCCGCAAGCAGTGCATCCACAGGGCAGAGCAGCAGTTTCATACCAAAACACCATACAAAAAATACAATTCCCACATATACCGTTACGACCCCCGCAGGCGTTTTGGGCACATGCAGACTCATCAGTGTGCTTACAGCCACCAAGACAATCCCACCGTATATCCATGGTTTGCTGCGCCCTGTTTTTTTACGGGTTCTGTCTATAAGCAGACTTACCATAAATACCGCCAAGAACGCTGCCGCCAAACCACTTATCATGACCACCCTCGCTGCCGAACTCTGTTTCCATTGGCTGCTTTTACCATTTCCTCCTTATAAATCACATCATAATATCTGTTAATACTTATTACCATTCTACAATTTTCAGTCAAATCCCACAACCCTAAACCACAGCCCCCAGCTACATCCTTTCCACCAAAAAAGCCCAAACCTATTTCTCATGTCCGGACTTTTTCTTCTTCTATCCACGCCCCTGTATAGTCCGTGATCCCCTTTCCTGTATTCGGGTGCTGGTTGGAATACACCTCATCGGCCCCAAATACGGCCAGCAGAGTAATACACACGGGTATCAGTATCCTATGCGGTATTTTCCTGATCAGATCATCCAGAAGAGGCGCTGCCACATAGACAATGGCCATGCCCCCCAGTCCGAACACCAGAAGACCTTCTGCACAGATCCTTCCGTTTAAGTTGAGAAAATATCCGCTGTAATCCCACCACTTCTGTCCATTATGGGTGATCTCCAGGAACCAGGAAGTAAAATATTCCACACAGCCGCACAATACAATGGTTAAGAGAAATTCCACCAGGGGTTTTTCCCGGAATTTGTTTAAAACCGCCAGTATCATTACACCTCCGGTCCCATAGATAGGCAGCCAGGGTCCATGCAGAACCCCCCGGTTTACAAATACACCGTCTGTTATGAGATGAAGGCTCACTTCCCACACCCATCCAATAAAGGAAAACGCAAAAAACAACAGGATCACAGACCACACGGAATAGCGGCGCATATAGCGAAGCGTCTCCAGCCTCTGCCGCTTCCCTGTCTCCGGGATGGGAAATAATCTTTCGGGATAGACCTTTCCCTCCACCGCTGCTTTTATCATCTGATATTTTGACTGTCCGTTCCTGTATTCTTCATAAGCACGCTCATCCTGCCTGTTAATGACTGTGATCCCAAGAACATTTGCAAGAAATCCTGCAGCTCCTCCCAGTTTCTCAGGTTCTTCCCCCTCATTCTCCAGAAAGGAGGCGAGAGTATCCCCATATGCCTCGAAGATCACATCTTCATCAGCCTTTTCAAATAAGTATTTGTCATTCAGGAGCTCACAGCCCTCAATTCTCTTTTCTTTTGCCAAATCTCTCAGTTCTGCGTAAAATTCGCTGAAAGCTGCTGTCTTGTAAGGGTTGGAGTAGAAAATAGCAGTCAGGCCCAATGTCAGACTTCCCAGCATATCCCATCCCCAATAAGTAAGTTCAAATACGAAACATTCCCACTTATGCCCATGCATCATCTTTCTGGAAAGATGGATGGCTTTTTTAGGGGAAATATCCGGATTTTCGGCTGCAATATAAGGTACCAGAAAATAAGAATACCGTTTAATGATACCACCAACAATCGTCAATGCCCACAACATCTGGTACAGGGACGCCAAAGCCATGGTAAGAGATACTTTTGTCCATCTCTTCACCCTGAGCAGAAAGGCAAAACGCTGAATGGTCAGTTTCTCATAAACACGGCCCTCCAGAAAAATCCTTCTGGATACAACGGTATACATATTGAACAGAAAGACCCAGGCCCCCAGGGACAGCAGCAAACTGAGCACGATAAAGAGGAAGACCGTGACCCCCGCTGACCCCACCATGGAATTCACGGCAGCTATGAGCGTAACCAGAATGGAACCCGATGTAATGGAATTCACAAATCCTGCCAGGACACCCCTGCTTCTTCCCAAAGCGGCATTGCCTCTGCCTTCCTTTGTGTTCTGCACTGCCTGGTCTTTTAATTCTTGGGATAACTCCCGGCTC includes the following:
- a CDS encoding RNA polymerase sigma factor, whose product is MLLFIQIIEEEGKRLKFLKIYENYRYRMLYISKQILNDQGIAEDAVQESFLYLAINIHTIDTDILSPRTR
- a CDS encoding helix-turn-helix domain-containing protein; protein product: MKDKRCGEKINQRRKEKGLKVEELADLCHIRPGYMRQILSGNVPSLSVLVNICRVLNITTDYIFEITDEGGKDEQIISRINKLTPKQKDLLLHLLDSFNEFDQGDI
- a CDS encoding helix-turn-helix domain-containing protein, whose amino-acid sequence is MIDKRFGKKVNEKRKSLNLKTDELAVKCGIEPGYMRQILAGQVPSGQVIIKLCEVLSLSPNYLFDFVEDGEDKEILQALNQLSPKEKQVVLNLLHSYIKMDDK
- a CDS encoding MFS transporter; translated protein: MPFQIMRLLVGMYGLVSLTCCTLGGTFNGSMYSCTSFGMKVGGGIGSALSGWLLAAAKFHASALTQSAGCSNMLTFLFAGIPVLFTALIVFIYFKLDVEKANTRLRAEKDHPLN
- a CDS encoding helix-turn-helix domain-containing protein; translation: MDQLEIGIFIAKKRKEKNFTQAQLAEKLSVSNKTISKWETGKCMPDYGIIQSLCKELEITLPELIDGEETEPDSIRIYDDNQVLDLIKRIQNLENQKVSLYGIILMTMGIALFAVHFSIGGSDVRDFFSGLLFGLSIGEMLVGAFVTAIGFSRQK
- a CDS encoding MFS transporter, yielding MISGLAAAFLAVFMVSLLIDRTRKKTGRSKPWIYGGIVLVAVSTLMSLHVPKTPAGVVTVYVGIVFFVWCFGMKLLLCPVDALLAGMTGNARERSYLASVKGFSRGLSAICAAFIAGSLTAPGLHGTDGGRKYVMVFAGAARPLRYCKSLFLSGKSNGCHKSPNQHFADRQSKQ
- a CDS encoding DUF975 family protein; translation: MLTRKEMKQKARQSLRKHYLMFVTVCVAAAILGTEFSGSLDGIKIESREERSTKTTVTGIVGRQPNLSDVVLEALQGREEESRELSQELKDQAVQNTKEGRGNAALGRSRGVLAGFVNSITSGSILVTLIAAVNSMVGSAGVTVFLFIVLSLLLSLGAWVFLFNMYTVVSRRIFLEGRVYEKLTIQRFAFLLRVKRWTKVSLTMALASLYQMLWALTIVGGIIKRYSYFLVPYIAAENPDISPKKAIHLSRKMMHGHKWECFVFELTYWGWDMLGSLTLGLTAIFYSNPYKTAAFSEFYAELRDLAKEKRIEGCELLNDKYLFEKADEDVIFEAYGDTLASFLENEGEEPEKLGGAAGFLANVLGITVINRQDERAYEEYRNGQSKYQMIKAAVEGKVYPERLFPIPETGKRQRLETLRYMRRYSVWSVILLFFAFSFIGWVWEVSLHLITDGVFVNRGVLHGPWLPIYGTGGVMILAVLNKFREKPLVEFLLTIVLCGCVEYFTSWFLEITHNGQKWWDYSGYFLNLNGRICAEGLLVFGLGGMAIVYVAAPLLDDLIRKIPHRILIPVCITLLAVFGADEVYSNQHPNTGKGITDYTGAWIEEEKVRT